AAAGAAGCTAATGATGAAATTAAAAAAATAAAAGAAGTCAATGCTGGAGTTTATTGTTTTAACTCAAAAGAACTTTTTAAAGCTTTAGAAAAAATTAACAATAACAATGAAAAAGGAGAATACTATCTTACTGATGTAATTGGTATTCAAGTTTCAGAAAATAAAAAAGTTCAAAGTTTCACATTAAAAGATAATATGGAGATTTTAGGAGTAAATTCAAAAGTAGAACTTGCTCAAGCTGGTAAAGTTTTAAGAGATAGAAAAAACAAAGAGCTTATGGAAGCTGGAGTTATAATAATCGATCCTGAAACTACATATGTTGAAGAAAATGTAAAAATAGGAAAAGATACTGTATTATATCCAGGAGTATATCTACAAGGAAATACCATAATTGGAGAAAATTGTGAGATTATAGGTAATACTAGAATTATAGATAGTGTTCTTGGTAATAATATTAGAATAGAGAGTTCTGTTATAGAGGAAAGTATTATAGATGAGGGTGTAACAATGGGACCATTTGCTCATTTAAGACCAAAATCTCATCTTAAGGAAAAAGTACATATTGGAAATTTTGTAGAAGTGAAAAAATCTACTCTTGAAAAAGGAGTAAAAGCTGGGCATCTTACATATTTAGGAGATGCACAAGTTGGTGAGAACACAAATATTGGTGCTGGAACAATTACTTGTAACTATGATGGTGTAAACAAATTTAAAACTGTAATAGGTAAAGAGGTATTTATAGGAAGTGATACTATGCTTGTAGCTCCAGTAAATATAGGAGAAAAAGCTCTTGTAGGTGCTGGTTCTGTAATTACAAAAGATGTTCCTAATAACTCATTAGCTGTATCAAGAAGTAAACAAATTATTAAGACCGACTGGAGGAAATAAAAAATGATTAATTCTGAAAATGTAAAAATTTTCGCTGGAACTTCAAACAGAGACTTAGCTAAAAAAATAGCTGAGAAGTATGGACTACCTTTAGGAAAAGCAGAAGTAGTTAGATTTAAAGACGGAGAGGTATTCGTTAAAATTGACGAAACAGTAAGAGGAAGAGATGTATTCGTAGTACAATCAACTTCTGAACCTGTAAACGAAAACTTAATGGAACTATTAATTTTCGTAGATGCATTAAAAAGAGCATCAGCTAAAAGTATCAACGTAATTATTCCTTACTATGGATATGCTAGACAAGATAGAAAATCTAACCCAAGAGAACCAATTACTTCTAAATTAGTAGCTAACTTACTAACAAAATCAGGAGCTACTAGAATAATAGCTATGGATTTACATGCTGACCAAATTCAAGGATTCTTTGATATTCCTGTTGACCACATGCAAGCACTACCTTTAATGGTAAGATACTTCATGAAAAAAGGATTATATGGAGATGATGTTGTAGTAGTTTCTCCAGATATCGGTGGAGTAAAAAGAGCTAGAAAATTAGCTGAATGGCTAGATTGTAAAATAGCTATCATTGACAAAAGAAGACCAAAACCAAATATGTCAGAAGTAATGAACTTAATTGGAGAAGTTCAAGGAAAAACTGCTATATTTATAGATGACATGATTGATACAGCTGGAACTATTACAAATGGTGCTGCTGCTATCATAGAAAGAGGAGCAAAAGAAGCTTATGCATGTTGTTCACACGCTGTATTCTCTGATCCAGCTATTGAAAGATTAGCTGCTTCTCCTTTAAAAGAAGTTATTATAACAGACTCTATAGCTTTACCAGAAAGAAAAAAATTAGATAAAATCACTGTTTTATCTGTAGATGAAATCTTTGCTGAAGCAATTAGAAGAATTGTAAATAATCAATCTGTTTCTGAATTATTTGAAAAAAAATTAATAATGGAAAACTAATTGAAAAGAAAATCATTAAAACAGAAAAAAGCTAGTATTTTACTAGCTTTTTTTAATTAGATATGATAAAATTATTAAGAGTCTAAAAAATAAGGTGTATAATTATGAAAAAAATATATAATTTAGATAATATAAATTTTTTAGAGATAGGTAACTCTTTAAAAGAAGGAAATTTAATAATATATCCAACTGATACTGTATATGGTGTAGGTGGTATAATTTCATCTGAAGAAACAATTAAAAATATTTATAAAGCTAAAGAGAGAAGTTTTACTTCACCTCTTATTGTCCTTGTAAGTGATATAAAAAAAATAGAAGAGATAGCTTATATTGAAGAAAAAAATAGAAGTTCTATTGAAAAATTAATAGAAAAATTTTGGCCTGGAGGACTAACTATTATTTTAAAGAAAAAAGAGTGGGTTCCAAATATTATGACAGCTAATGGTGATACTGTAGGAGTTAGAATGCCCAACTTAGAAATAGCACTTAAAATTATTGAATCTGCTGGAGGTTTACTTCCAACAACAAGTGCTAATATTTCTGGAGAAAAAACTCCAAAGTCTTTTGATGAGTTATCTAATAAATTTAAAGAAAGAGTAGATATATTAGTTGATGGTGGGAAATCTCAAATAGGACTTGAATCTACAATAATAGATATGAGTGATAAACCAAAGATATTAAGATTAGGTGCAATATCTTTGGAAGAGATAGAAAAAGTAATTGGAAAAATATAGGGAGGAATTTATGAAAACACAAAGAGTAAATCCAAATGGGATGAATCCAATGCAGATGAATAACATGTCTAGCATGATGGGTATGATGAACAATATTCAAAGAATAGGAAAGGGAAAAAGAAAAATATCAGTTAATTTAGATAAAAATAATAAAAAGTTCTTATCTAAGTTTATAGATGAAGTTAAAAAGCAATTTTTATCTTCTGCTATGGGAAATCAAACTCCTGGATTAGGAGAATTCTTCGATTATATTAAATCTGTTGCTGATGCTAAAGATCAAATGGAATTAAAATTAAGTTTTGAAGAATATGAATTTTTAAAAAGACTAATTATGGACTCTATTAGAGGAATGGAAGCAATGACTTTTAAATGGTATCAATTTATTAAAAAAGGTATGTTAAAAGTTATGATTAAACAATATAGAGAACTACTTACAAAATTTAAATAAAAAACATCAAAAAACATTTTTCTAAAATTAGAAAAATGTTTTTTTATTGCCCTTATATATTGATTTTATTTGAATTATCCATTATATTTTAGATATAAGATGTTCGAAAGTAGATATAACATCAGCAAAAAATATTCCGTGATTTAGAACAAAAGAGAAAGTAGATTTTTTTTCAATAGACGAATCTTTTTTTCCAAGAAAACTAATTATTGGTACTTCATTTTTTTTAGCTATTTGAATTATATCAAGTAATGATTCTGTTTCACCAGACTCTGATACAACAAATAAAATTACCTTATTGTTAGAATTTCCTAAAAGTTGTAAGTGCCCATTTGAAATAGAACGCTTACCTAACAGTGCCATTCTTTCATTCATATATGAAGTAATATTATTAGCTATTCCAATTGAACAAAACATAATTAAAGGATCTGAATAACTTTTTATAATTTCTAATGGAATACTAAGATTTGATTTATCTAATATTTCTACCTTATCATTTGAATTTTTTATATGAAAAATAAGATCAGTAAAACTTTTAAATCCTATTTTTTTTATACAACTATAAATAACACTAGTTGAAGTATAATTATCTTTAGCTGTTTCTCTTATAGAAAGCTTTTGATTTTGCAAAATTTTATTTTGAATATAAAAAAGAATATCTTTTTCTAAATCATTTAATTTATGTTTTTTAACAATATAATTTATATCTAACAATTGCATCACCTATAATATTATACTATAAAATCAATAAAAAAGGAGAGAAAAATGGAAAAAAAATTTATAACTGACCCTTGGGCAAGAACAACTACAAGAAATGGATTAGCAGGAGATGAAGTTATTTCAGCACTTCAAAAATCAATTAGAAGAGGTAATGTAGAAGCAGCTTGTGAATTTGCTTATGAAATGTACATCACTTCTCCACAAATGGAAGAAAAATTATGGAGAAGACTTACAGCTATATCTGTAGAAGATATTGGAATGGGAGATCCTATGGCAGCTGTATTAGTAAATAATCTAAAACAAATGAGAAAAGAGTACTCTTATGCAGATGGAGATAGACCTATTTTCTTTATCCACGCTATTAGATATCTTTGCCAATGTGAAAAAGATAGATCAAGTGACCTATTAAAAAATATTGTAATTAAAAGTTTTGCAATGGGATATGTTCCTGAAATTCCTGATTATGCTTTAGATAAACATACAACTAGAGGAGCTGAAATGGGTAGAGATTCATTCCATTTCTTAAATGAAGCTAGTAAAGTAATTCCTCAAAAAAAAGTTGATAATGACTATAAAGAAAGATACAACAAAATATTAGAAAAATATAATCCTAATGATGTTGTTCCATCAGCTTTTAAATTTAATCCATGGCAAGAATAATAAGGGGGAGAAATGGAAAGTAAGTTTTTAGAAAAATTAGAAAAAGTATTATTACCAATAGGAAGTAAAATAGGAAATCAAAAACATCTTCAAGCTATATCTGTAGGAATGATGATGACATTAGCACTTATAGTTGTAGGATCTCTATTTTTAATAGTTGCTAACCCTCCTATTAACTTAGACTTAGTAGATCCAAATACAGGGAATATATTCCTACAATTTATGATTGGATGGAAAAAATTTGCTATAGCTAACTATGATATAATAACTAAACCTTTTAACTTTACTATGGGAGTAGTTGGTTTAATGACTTCTTTTACCATTGCTTACTCTTTAGCAAATGAATATAAATTAAACAATTTAACTTCTGGTTTAATTTCAATGGTTATATTTTTAATGATAGCAGCTCCAATAGAAGATGGAAAAATAGTTATGCAATATCTAGGAGCAGATGGACTTTTCATAGCTATTATTATATCTCTAATAAGTGTAGAAGTATCTATGATGGTAGAAAGATTAGGTTGGAAATTTAAAAGTGAACATGTTCCTCCAGCAGTATTATCTTTTATGAATGCTTTAATTCCTTTATTTTTAAATATTATTATTATTTATGGAGTTAGTATAATTATATTTGCAAAAACTGGAAAAACAATTCCACAGTTAATAATGGCTATTCTTACTCCAGCATTAAGTATAGGAAATAACATTTGGGGATATCTAACTATTCTTTTATTTGGAAATATATTATGGTTGTTTGGTATAAATGGAACTTCTGTTATATTCCCTATTGTATTTACAATTGGAATAGCTAATACTGGAATCAATGCTGAATTAGTTAGACAAGGAAAAGAACCTGAAATGCTAATGAACTTACAGATGTTTAGAGTTGCTATTTTAGGTGGAGCTGGTAATACTTTAGGACTTATTCTTCTAATGTTAAAGAGTAAATCTGAACAATTAAAAACTTTAGGAAAATTAGCTTTTGTTCCTGGAATTTGTGGTATTAATGAGCCTGTAATTTTTGGAACACCTATAATTTTTAATCCTATTTTAGGAATTCCATTTTTAATAACTCCTATTATTACAGTATCTTTAACATATATTACTCAAAAGATTGGACTTATTTCTATGGGATATATTGTAGATCCTTCTTTTGCTCCATTCTTTGTACAAGGATATTTGTCATCATTAGATTTTAGAAACTTAATATTCTATTTTATACTAGTTGGTATAAGCTTAATAATTTATTTTCCATTCTTTAAAGTATATGAAAAAAATCTAATAGCTCAAGAACAAGAATAATTTTTATTTTCTTTAAAGAATTTTTTATTAAATAAATATTTTATATTAAAAAATTTAAACTTTTTTTCAAGTCTTAACGTCAAAAAGACATAGTAATTAATTCATAAAATTCTTTCCCCAAAAAAATACTCCTAAGTTTAGGAGTATTTTTTCTTTTACTAATACCTATCTAAGAAATCTATTTTTTTAAATTTTTAAATTTATGTAATTTATATTTTTATAAAATTATTGGTTTTCAATATACATTATTTAAATAGTTATATTTTTAATAGTTTGTATTTATTTAAAATATTATTATTTTTTGTAAAATTTATTTTACTATTTTATAGAATAAATATATAATATATATGAATAGTTTTTTAAAAAATATATGCTAAATATTAATTATATAAATAATTTTTATTGACTTTTTCAAAAAAAAGCGTTATTATTTTTACGGAAACGATTTAAAAGCATACATAAAAATTGTTTTTTAAATAAAGAGGTGTATTTATATGCAAGAATTATTAAGTAAATTAGTTAAAAAAAATATAGTTATTACAAAGGAGGGAAAAGTAGCTGATTATATACCTGAATTGGATAAAGCAAAAAAAGATGCTCTTGGAATATGTATTTTAGATAATGATGGTAATATTTATACTGCTGGAGATTGGGAAACTAAATTTACAATTCAAAGTATCTCTAAAATTGTGACTCTCATGCTAGCAATTTTAGATAATGGTGAAGAATATGTTTTTTCAAAAGTTGGAATGGAACCATCTGGAGATCCTTTCAATTCTATTAGAAAACTTGAAACTTCTAGTAGAAAAAAACCATATAATCCTATGATTAATGCTGGTGCCATAGCTGTTGCTTCTATGATTAAAGGTAAAGATGCTAGAGAAAAATTTAATAGAGTTCTTGATTTCTTTAAAAAAGTTACTGAAGATGATTCTTTAGATGTAAATTATAAAATTTACTGTGGTGAAAGTGAAACTGGTAATAAAAATAGAGCTATGGGATATTTTCTTAAAAATGATGGTATAATTGAAGGAAATGTTGAAGATGCCTTAGAAGTATATTTTAAACAATGTTCTATTGAAGTTAATGCTTATACCCTAGCTAAATTAGGATTATTTCTTGCTAATAATGGACGTACAAGTAGTGGAGAACAGATAATAACACAAAAAATTGCAACTATTGTTAAAACTTTAATGGTAACTTGTGGAATGTATGACTTGTCTGGAGAAATAGCAGTTAGAGTTGGAATTCCTTGTAAAAGTGGAGTTGGTGGAGGAATTGTTGGGGTTGTTCCTGGTAAATTAGGTATAGGAGTTTATGGACCTTCTCTAGATAAAAAAGGAAATTCTATTGGTGGAATCCATATATTAGAAGATTTATCAAAAGAACTGAAATTATCAATATTTTAATACGGAGGAAAAATGTTAAATAATATAGTTAGTTTTATTAACAGCATTTTATGGGGATATGTCCTGATTATTTTATTAATTAGTTCAGGATTATATTTTACTTTCAAATTAAAATTTTCTAACTTAACTCAGATAAAAGAAATGTTTTCAATTATGTTAGAAAAAAAATCTGGGAATGGAATTTCTCCTTTCCAAGCTTTTTGTGTAAGTGCTGGATCAAAAGTTGGAACTGGAAGTTTAGCTGGTGTAGCTATAGCTATTTCTTTAGGAGGACCTGGTTCTGTATTTTGGATGTGGATTTTAACATTAATAGTTGGAAGTTTAAGTATAGTTGAAAATACTTTAGCTCAAATATATAAAGAAAAGAAAGATGGAACTTTTAGAGGAGGACCAGCTTTCTACATGGAAAAAGCTATGGGAAAAAGATGGATGGGAGTTACTTTTTCAATATTATTAACTATAACTTATGGTTTAATATTTAATGCTGTTCAATCTAATACTATGACTATTGCTATTGAAAATTTCAGTGGAATGAATAGAACAACTAGCGGACTTATTATTGTAGCACTATCAGCTTTAGTTATTTATGGTGGGATGCAAAGAATAGCTAAGGTTTCTGAAATTATAGTACCTTTAATGGGTGTAAGTTACTTATTAGTTGCAATATTC
This genomic window from uncultured Fusobacterium sp. contains:
- the glmU gene encoding bifunctional UDP-N-acetylglucosamine diphosphorylase/glucosamine-1-phosphate N-acetyltransferase GlmU; translated protein: MKLKTLILAAGKGTRMKSEMPKVIHKVNGIPMVSKIINVLAGLNPEENILILGHKKDEVLKVVGENCDYVLQTEQLGTGHAVIQAKEKLQNYDGDVMILCGDTPLLKEETLKELYQFHKNNQADTTILTSIYENPFGYGRIVKENGLVKAIVEEKEANDEIKKIKEVNAGVYCFNSKELFKALEKINNNNEKGEYYLTDVIGIQVSENKKVQSFTLKDNMEILGVNSKVELAQAGKVLRDRKNKELMEAGVIIIDPETTYVEENVKIGKDTVLYPGVYLQGNTIIGENCEIIGNTRIIDSVLGNNIRIESSVIEESIIDEGVTMGPFAHLRPKSHLKEKVHIGNFVEVKKSTLEKGVKAGHLTYLGDAQVGENTNIGAGTITCNYDGVNKFKTVIGKEVFIGSDTMLVAPVNIGEKALVGAGSVITKDVPNNSLAVSRSKQIIKTDWRK
- a CDS encoding SIS domain-containing protein; this translates as MLDINYIVKKHKLNDLEKDILFYIQNKILQNQKLSIRETAKDNYTSTSVIYSCIKKIGFKSFTDLIFHIKNSNDKVEILDKSNLSIPLEIIKSYSDPLIMFCSIGIANNITSYMNERMALLGKRSISNGHLQLLGNSNNKVILFVVSESGETESLLDIIQIAKKNEVPIISFLGKKDSSIEKKSTFSFVLNHGIFFADVISTFEHLISKI
- a CDS encoding L-threonylcarbamoyladenylate synthase gives rise to the protein MKKIYNLDNINFLEIGNSLKEGNLIIYPTDTVYGVGGIISSEETIKNIYKAKERSFTSPLIVLVSDIKKIEEIAYIEEKNRSSIEKLIEKFWPGGLTIILKKKEWVPNIMTANGDTVGVRMPNLEIALKIIESAGGLLPTTSANISGEKTPKSFDELSNKFKERVDILVDGGKSQIGLESTIIDMSDKPKILRLGAISLEEIEKVIGKI
- a CDS encoding PTS transporter subunit EIIC, with protein sequence MESKFLEKLEKVLLPIGSKIGNQKHLQAISVGMMMTLALIVVGSLFLIVANPPINLDLVDPNTGNIFLQFMIGWKKFAIANYDIITKPFNFTMGVVGLMTSFTIAYSLANEYKLNNLTSGLISMVIFLMIAAPIEDGKIVMQYLGADGLFIAIIISLISVEVSMMVERLGWKFKSEHVPPAVLSFMNALIPLFLNIIIIYGVSIIIFAKTGKTIPQLIMAILTPALSIGNNIWGYLTILLFGNILWLFGINGTSVIFPIVFTIGIANTGINAELVRQGKEPEMLMNLQMFRVAILGGAGNTLGLILLMLKSKSEQLKTLGKLAFVPGICGINEPVIFGTPIIFNPILGIPFLITPIITVSLTYITQKIGLISMGYIVDPSFAPFFVQGYLSSLDFRNLIFYFILVGISLIIYFPFFKVYEKNLIAQEQE
- the glsA gene encoding glutaminase A, which codes for MQELLSKLVKKNIVITKEGKVADYIPELDKAKKDALGICILDNDGNIYTAGDWETKFTIQSISKIVTLMLAILDNGEEYVFSKVGMEPSGDPFNSIRKLETSSRKKPYNPMINAGAIAVASMIKGKDAREKFNRVLDFFKKVTEDDSLDVNYKIYCGESETGNKNRAMGYFLKNDGIIEGNVEDALEVYFKQCSIEVNAYTLAKLGLFLANNGRTSSGEQIITQKIATIVKTLMVTCGMYDLSGEIAVRVGIPCKSGVGGGIVGVVPGKLGIGVYGPSLDKKGNSIGGIHILEDLSKELKLSIF
- a CDS encoding ribose-phosphate diphosphokinase — protein: MINSENVKIFAGTSNRDLAKKIAEKYGLPLGKAEVVRFKDGEVFVKIDETVRGRDVFVVQSTSEPVNENLMELLIFVDALKRASAKSINVIIPYYGYARQDRKSNPREPITSKLVANLLTKSGATRIIAMDLHADQIQGFFDIPVDHMQALPLMVRYFMKKGLYGDDVVVVSPDIGGVKRARKLAEWLDCKIAIIDKRRPKPNMSEVMNLIGEVQGKTAIFIDDMIDTAGTITNGAAAIIERGAKEAYACCSHAVFSDPAIERLAASPLKEVIITDSIALPERKKLDKITVLSVDEIFAEAIRRIVNNQSVSELFEKKLIMEN